The Amycolatopsis sp. QT-25 genomic sequence GCTCGGCGCGATTTCGTGGATTGACCAGGCGTGAACGGGTAACCCCTGCGAGTGGACCGAATCGCCCCACCGCATAGACCTCGTATACCCCACCCTTCATGAGCCGGAACTTCGGGGGTCCGAGGTACTCGAGCCCGTACGCGGGCTGGAGCCACTGCCCGCCCTCCTCGACCCGACACTTCACGATCATCGTGCTCCGTCCCTACGCGACTTTGTCGATCCGGCATTGACGGGGCGCGGACGCCCCCTCAACCGTGGCATACCGCTCGCTAGTCCAAGCACCATCCGACCAGCGGGTTCTCGATAACCGCAGGTCAGCGCCCTGCCGGAACCTGACTGGCAGTGAAGGGTCACGAAGGCTGTTCTCGCAGGTCAGGACGTCCCCATTGACGCGACCCAGGGGATTCACGAGCAAGTATGTTCATCCGGAACGTGGTGCCATCGGTCACCAAGACGTTGCGCGTGGCACGATCAAACGGCCGGGCCGCGTACATTCTCGGTGCGGCCGCTCTCACCTGCGAGTAGCTCGGTGATGCCAAGCCCAGCGACTATGGTCACGCTCTTCTCCTTGTTCAGGAAGCGCAAACCCATGAAGTTGTCGCCGGTCGTGAATCCCGGCAGCGCCCACACCCGCTCGTAGGGGATCGTGACCGGGCAGAAGGTGCGGAAGGTGTAGACATTGCGCCACAAACAGCGGGCCGGATCCGGGACCCACAGTCGACGGGCGAGTTCGTCGTTGCGCAGGAAGCAACCGACCGTCCCGATCCCGCGCGCATGCTTCTGCCCCGTGAGAAGTACGAAATCCCCTGCGTCGAGCGTGTCCATTTTCCTGTCGTGCTGTGCGGTCGCGCCCCAGAAGTGAGCTTGCCCGTCCGGGTGCTCGGCGTCCAGTTCGGCACGTTCCGCAGGGCTCAGCACCTCGGCATACCACTGACGCCGGAAGGGCACCGGCCGCTCCAGCGTCAGTGCCCAATGCCGCCGCGCCTCTTTCGTGCGGTACGACGGCTGAATAATCACCCGCATGGTTTACGGTTGCCCGCCTCGTGCCCGCCGAAACCTGGGTTAGACGTGGGAGTGCCGATGCGGGACGGCGGCGATGAACTCCTTGGTCTCGGGAAGCACGTCCGCCCGCAGATCCAGGATCATGGTGGGACCGGGAAACGCCCACTCCCGGCCGAGGCCTGCACACGAACGCCTGGCTGCACACCGGGACTGGGCTCGCGCGATGCGACGAGTCGTCGAGCAGCCTGTGGCCCGCCCAGGCGCTCGCCTGCCTGGCCCGAGCCCGTCCCGGCCAGGATGCGCACGAGACAGCTCGGGCCGGACCGATAGGGACCGGATCACGCGCCACCGATGTCGGCGTGCCAGCTCGTAAGAAAGGAATCCTTCCATGCCCACCTTCGAACTCACGCGGCCAACAACGATGCCGGCGGACGAGCACAGATCAGCCGCCGCGCCACCCGGTCGCGCGGTGGGCGTGCCTCCGGTTGTCGGGCGGTCGTCTTGGGCAGGATTTAGCAGGCCGGGCCCAGTGACCTGACCAGGTCAAGCATCTCGGCGTGGTGCAGTGCGCCGGGGTTGCGCGCGACGGGATGGATATGGCCGTCGATCTCCAGGGCCACCAACCCGTGCATCCGGCCCCACACGCGCAGCGCGAGCGCCGCCGCGGCGGGCGGGACGTCCGGAAGGTCCTCCTGAATCTTCGCGACGTACTCGGGGTGCAGATCCGACCAGGAACTCTCATCCACCTGGCCGTTGCGCCCGTTGAGCCACGCGGCAGCCACTAGTTGGGTCAGCTGGCGGCACACACGGCGAGCGGTTCGGTCCACCGGCCCGTCCTCAGGCGGCTGGTAGCCAGGAACGGGGTGCCCGTAGAAGAGCCGGAAGCCCTCCGGGTGAGCCAGCGCCCATTTCCGTAGGCCCTGGCCCCAGGCCACCAGCCTGCCGCCGGGGTCGGTGTCGGGCACGGCTTGGGTGGCGTTCTCCAAGGCCTCGGCAAGCGACGCGCCGATTCCGCTGATCAGCGCGGTGATCAAATCATCCCTGGTGGGGAAGTAGCTGTATATGGCGCGCGCAGTCATTCCCATCTCACGGGCGATGCCGCGCAACGAGATCGCTCCCGGCCCCGCGTCGGCCATCTGTCGCAGCGCGATCGCCATGATTTCCCGGCTGGTCTCCGCCCTCAACCGATCCCGGCGGGTAGGCCTGTCCGCACCGGAGGCGTTGTCGATCTCACTCACCTTGACAGGATACAACGTTTCAATACTCTTACGTGTGTCATTAGTACACACCGTGTCCAGATTTGAGGATCGCATGCCGGCTTACGTCATCGTCAACGTCGAGGTGCTTGACGAGGAGGCGGGCTGGGCCTACGCCCCCGTGGCCCAGCAGTCGATCCTCAGCCACGGCGGCCGCTACCTGATCGCGGGCCCCACGCCCGAACCCGTGGAAGGCACCTGGGACTCACCCCGGATCCTGGTCATCGAGTTCCCCGACATGGATCGGGTCCAGCAGTGGTACGACTCCCCCGAGTACCGCCGCGCCCGGCAGATACGGGACGGCAAAGCCCGAGTGCAGATGCTGTTCGTCGAGGGCTCTCCACCCGAGGGCTTCTCCCTCCCGGCCTGACCACACTCGACACGAAGGGCGAGAGAATCCCCCACCGCCAGCCCGATACGGGACCCACCTCCGCGCCAGCGTCATCTTCGCCAGCGTGGACCAACACCGTACTGGCCGCGACCCGGCCGACTACGGCCTTTGCCGCACGACTGGTCGGTGGGTGGGTGGTTCCCACCCTTCCCGAGGTCAATTCTGCGTGTCGTCGCCCAGGGCGTGCGCGTTGTAGGCCAGCAGCTCCCAGGAGTGTCCGTCCGGGTCGTCGACGGCCCGGTTGTACAGCCAGCCCATGTCCTGGGCTGCACGTGGCTCGGTGGCACCCGCGGCGAGCGCCGCGTCGGCCAGGCGGTCCACTTCTTCGCGCGACCCGGCGGCCAGTGCGTTGATCACCTCGATCGGGCCATCCGCTGTGGTTCGCTTGGTGAACGTCGCGAAGGTCCCGCGTGTCATCAGCTGCACCACGATCGCGTCAGCGAACACCACCTGGACAGAGGTGTCACCGCTGAACTCCGGATTGACCGCTCCCCCCAACGCCAGATAGACCTTCGTGCTCGCTTCCAAATCGGTGACCGGC encodes the following:
- a CDS encoding TetR/AcrR family transcriptional regulator, which encodes MSEIDNASGADRPTRRDRLRAETSREIMAIALRQMADAGPGAISLRGIAREMGMTARAIYSYFPTRDDLITALISGIGASLAEALENATQAVPDTDPGGRLVAWGQGLRKWALAHPEGFRLFYGHPVPGYQPPEDGPVDRTARRVCRQLTQLVAAAWLNGRNGQVDESSWSDLHPEYVAKIQEDLPDVPPAAAALALRVWGRMHGLVALEIDGHIHPVARNPGALHHAEMLDLVRSLGPAC
- a CDS encoding VOC family protein — protein: MAITQIYVNLPVTDLEASTKVYLALGGAVNPEFSGDTSVQVVFADAIVVQLMTRGTFATFTKRTTADGPIEVINALAAGSREEVDRLADAALAAGATEPRAAQDMGWLYNRAVDDPDGHSWELLAYNAHALGDDTQN
- a CDS encoding DUF1330 domain-containing protein translates to MPAYVIVNVEVLDEEAGWAYAPVAQQSILSHGGRYLIAGPTPEPVEGTWDSPRILVIEFPDMDRVQQWYDSPEYRRARQIRDGKARVQMLFVEGSPPEGFSLPA